ATCGGCGCCGTGGGGCTATTATCAACACCTCCAAACACAAAAAGCGCGAACGCTGCTGGGAGTTGTCCGATTCCAGCCCTATCTCGCTTCCGGCGTCATATAGTTGCTGGTGGCGAAACTTTGGAGAGTATAGCCCAACGCTACAATCTCATGCCTGCGACTATTATTAGTATGAATCCAGTAGTAAAAAATGGTAAAGTAAGCGTTGGCAGCATACTTCAAATTCCTCCCTACAATGGGATTGTCGTAGAAGTTCCTCGCGGTCAAACCTGGCGACAAGTAGCAGCAAAGTACAAAATCCGTGCCGATGCGCTGTTTGAAGTGAATGGCTGTCAAAAAGACCCTAGAGTTGTGTTTGTTCCGGGAGGAAATCGCTCCCTCAATCGTCCTGTAACTCAGCCCCCCACCCCTACTACTCCCCCTAGTAACTTCACTGGCTATCCCTTACCAGAAGTTGCTACTGTGGCGTTAGCTTATGGCTGGCAAATTAATCCCGCTACAGGTGATGTGTTTTTCCATAGCGGGGTAGATTTATTAGCAACAGTGGGAACTTCTGTACAAGCGATCGCACCGGGAACTGTCGCTTTTGCCAATGAACAGGGTAGTTATGGCAAATTGGTAATTATTAACCACAGTGGTGGACTGCAAAGCCGCTACGCCCATCTTGACAGTATCAAAGTTACTGTTGGTCAGCAAGTCAATACCGGAGATTTGTTAGGGACTGTTGGCACCACTGGACAACCTACTTCCACTCAACCCCATCTACATTTTGAAGTGCGTGCTAGTTCTTCTATCGGTTGGGTGGCGCAAGATCCCAAGGGTTATTTAAGAAATTAGGAGTAACCCTTTCAAGGTGGGTAAAAATTTTGCTCAAGAAATCTCTTTTTCATCTCTTCTCTCTGTGTCCTCTGTGTCTCGGTGGTTAAATAAATGACTTTTTAACCGCTTTTAACCGCAGAGGACGCAGACAGCGCAGAGAAAAAAACGGATTTTACTCCTCACCTTGAAAGGGCTAGAAATTAGGAGTTACGCATTGACAAAAAATCTCATTCATGTACATTAAATAGATTTTTTGAGCAAAGTTGGAAAATCAGGGTTTTTGCCCTTATTCGATTGTCGTTCGGGCACAAGGCTTTGCGCTCCGAACGACAATCGTCCTCAGATAGCCCAAAAATGGGTGTTACCCCCTCTCTTAGCCTCTTTGGGTGAAGTTAGGGAAATTATCAATGGCGATTTTCCAATTGTTCAATGCGTTTTTGCTGGTCACGAATGGTGTTGTCCTGATGTATGAGATG
The Gloeotrichia echinulata CP02 DNA segment above includes these coding regions:
- a CDS encoding M23 family metallopeptidase, with translation MSCPYRLVFLCSLIGAVGLLSTPPNTKSANAAGSCPIPALSRFRRHIVAGGETLESIAQRYNLMPATIISMNPVVKNGKVSVGSILQIPPYNGIVVEVPRGQTWRQVAAKYKIRADALFEVNGCQKDPRVVFVPGGNRSLNRPVTQPPTPTTPPSNFTGYPLPEVATVALAYGWQINPATGDVFFHSGVDLLATVGTSVQAIAPGTVAFANEQGSYGKLVIINHSGGLQSRYAHLDSIKVTVGQQVNTGDLLGTVGTTGQPTSTQPHLHFEVRASSSIGWVAQDPKGYLRN